In Hemitrygon akajei chromosome 9, sHemAka1.3, whole genome shotgun sequence, the following are encoded in one genomic region:
- the LOC140733713 gene encoding histone deacetylase 2-like: MALAAGAGGRRKVCYYYDGDIGNYYYGQGHPMKPHRIRMTHNLLLNYGLYRKMEIYRPHKAVTEEMTKYHSDDYVKFLRSIRPDNMSEYSKQMQRFNVGEDCPVFDGMFEFCQLSTGGSVAAAVKLNRQQTDIAINWAGGLHHAKKSEASGFCYVNDIVLAILELLKYHQRVLYIDIDIHHGDGVEEAFYTTDRVMTVSFHKYGEYFPGTGDLRDIGAGKGKYYAVNFPLRDGIDDESYEQIFKPILTKVMEMYQPSAVVLQCGADSLSGDRLGCFNLTLKGHAKCVEFMKTFNLPLLMLGGGGYTIRNVARCWTYETAVALDTEIPNELPYNDYFEYFGPDFKLHISPSNMMNQNTLEYMEKIKLRLFENLRMLPHAPGVQMQAIPEDAIQENSGEEEEGDPDKRISIRASDKRIARDEEFSDSEDEGEGGRRNITHHKKCTKRARIEEKKEPEERKLDTKEEDISKDSNTDITDAKGIRSEQTIK; the protein is encoded by the exons gtgatatcgGAAACTACTATTATGGCCAGGGACATCCCATGAAACCACATCGAATCCGTATGACCCATAATCTACTGTTGAATTATGGTTTATACCGAAAGATGGAAATTTAT CGACCACATAAAGCTGTAACTGAGGAGATGACGAAGTACCATAGTGATGACTACGTCAAATTTCTACGATCAATACGACCAGATAACATGTCAGAGTACAGCAAGCAGATGCAAAGAT TTAATGTTGGAGAAGATTGTCCTGTATTTGACGGAATGTTTGAATTTTGTCAGTTATCAACAGGAGGTTCAGTCG CTGCAGCAGTAAAACTCAACAGGCAACAGACTGACATTGCAATCAACTGGGCTGGAGGCCTTCATCATGCCAAGAAATCTGAGGCATCAGGTTTCTGTTATGTCAATGATATTGTTCTCGCCATCCTTGAATTGCTGAA atacCATCAAAGAGTTTTGTATATTGACATAGATATCCACCATGGAGATGGGGTGGAAGAGGCCTTTTATACAACAGATCGTGTAATGACTGTATCATTCCATAAGTATGGTGAATATTTCCCTGGCACGGGGGATCTTCGG GACATAGGGGCAGGCAAAGGTAAATATTATGCTGTTAACTTCCCATTACGAGATGGAATTGATGATGAATCTTATGAACAGATATTTAAGCCA ATTTTGACCAAGGTAATGGAAATGTACCAGCCCAGTGCTGTTGTACTACAGTGTGGGGCTGATTCATTGTCAGGAGACAGACTTGGATGTTTCAATCTCACACTAAAGG GTCATGCTAAGTGTGTGGAATTCATGAAGACTTTCAACTTGCCCCTCCTGATGCTTGGAGGTGGAGGATATACAATCCGCAATGTTGCTCGTTGttggacatatgagactgctgTAGCACTGGATACAGAAATCCCAAATG AATTACCATATAATGACTATTTTGAGTACTTTGGGCCAGACTTCAAGCTACACATCAGTCCTTCCAATATGATGAACCAGAACACACTGGAATATATGGAAAAAATTAA ACTGCGTTTATTTGAAAACCTACGCATGCTACCACATGCTCCTGGTGTCCAAATGCAGGCAATCCCCGAAGATGCTATTCAGGAAAACAGTGGCGAAGAAGAGGAGGGAGATCCTGACAAACGAATTTCAA TCCGAGCATCTGATAAGCGAATAGCACGTGATGAAGAATTTTCTGACTCTGAAGATGAAGGGGAAGGAGGCCGAAGAAATATTACACACCACAAGAAATGTACTAAACGAGCGAGAATTGAAGAAAAGAAAGAACCAGAAGAGAGAAAACTAG ATACCAAAGAGGAAGACATATCTAAAGATAGCAACACAGACATAACTGATGCAAAGGG GATCAGGTCTGAACAAACCATCAAATAG